A single window of Oncorhynchus clarkii lewisi isolate Uvic-CL-2024 chromosome 10, UVic_Ocla_1.0, whole genome shotgun sequence DNA harbors:
- the LOC139419338 gene encoding salivary glue protein Sgs-3-like, which produces MRLSHDDNEVTCTSVKSTSAKSTSVKSTSVKSTSSTSTKSTSAKSTSAKSTSAKSTSAKSTSTKSTSTKSTSVKSTSTKSTSTKSTSSKSTSTKSTSAKSTSAKSTSAKSTSAKSTSVKSTSVKSTSTKSTSVKSTSAKSTSAKSTSAKSTSAKSTSTKSTSVKSTSVCQVHLCLSSPPLSVKSTSVCQVHLCLSSPPLPLYRSLPDREVRINNRN; this is translated from the exons ATGCGCCTGTCACATGACGATAACGAGGTCACGTGTACCTCTGTCAAGTCCACCTCTGCCAAGTCCACCTCTGTCAAGTCCACCTCTGTCAAGTCCACCTCT TCCACCTCTACCAAGTCCACCTCTGCCAAGTCCACCTCTGCCAAGTCCACCTCTGCCAAGTCCACCTCTGCCAAGTCCACCTCTACCAAGTCCACCTCTACCAAGTCCACCTCTGTCAAGTCCACCTCTACCAAGTCCACCTCTACCAAGTCCACCTCTTCCAAGTCCACCTCTACCAAGTCCACCTCTGCCAAGTCCACCTCTGCCAAGTCCACCTCTGCCAAGTCCACCTCTGCCAAGTCCACCTCTGTCAAGTCCACCTCTGTCAAGTCCACCTCTACCAAGTCCACCTCTGTCAAGTCCACCTCTGCCAAGTCCACCTCTGCCAAGTCCACCTCTGCCAAGTCCACCTCTGCCAAGTCCACCTCTACCAAGTCCACCTCTGTCAAGTCCACCTCTGTCTGCCAAGTCCACCTCTGTCTGTCAAGTCCACCTCTGTCTGTCAAGTCCACCTCTGTCTGTCAAGTCCACCTCTGTCTGTCAAGTCCACCTCTGCCTCTTTACAGGTCACTGCCAGACAGAGAGGTCCGTATCAACAACAGGAACTAG